The following proteins are co-located in the Sporolactobacillus pectinivorans genome:
- the secE gene encoding preprotein translocase subunit SecE has translation MAGIIKGTGEFFRDIVTETKKVTWPTRKELFKYTVTVVVTVVFLAVFFVLVDLGITQILHLITKQ, from the coding sequence ATGGCAGGTATTATTAAGGGAACTGGAGAATTCTTTCGGGACATCGTCACTGAAACAAAGAAAGTTACCTGGCCGACACGCAAAGAACTTTTCAAATATACGGTCACAGTGGTTGTGACTGTTGTTTTTCTTGCTGTTTTCTTTGTCCTGGTTGATCTGGGCATTACGCAGATTTTACATTTGATTACAAAACAATGA
- the nusG gene encoding transcription termination/antitermination protein NusG — MEKNWYVIHTYSGYENKVKTNLEKRVESMGMADKIFRILVPMEEETEMKNGQKKTAMKKVFPGYVLTEMIMTDDSWYVVRNTPGVTGFVGSTGAGSKPIPLLPEEVDAILKQMGLKERVVDANFSLKEQVKVKEGPFADFIGSIESIDQEKSKLKVHVNMFGRETPVELDFGQVKKLD; from the coding sequence ATGGAGAAGAACTGGTATGTTATTCACACATACTCGGGTTATGAGAATAAAGTCAAAACCAATCTGGAAAAAAGAGTAGAATCCATGGGGATGGCCGATAAGATTTTCCGGATTCTCGTCCCGATGGAAGAAGAAACGGAAATGAAAAACGGTCAGAAAAAAACGGCGATGAAGAAAGTATTCCCCGGTTACGTGTTGACAGAGATGATTATGACGGATGACTCTTGGTATGTTGTGCGCAATACACCGGGTGTTACGGGATTTGTCGGCTCGACCGGGGCAGGATCGAAACCGATTCCTCTGCTCCCCGAAGAAGTGGATGCCATTCTGAAACAGATGGGCTTGAAAGAGCGGGTTGTAGATGCTAATTTCTCGCTTAAGGAACAAGTGAAGGTCAAAGAAGGTCCGTTTGCCGACTTTATCGGAAGTATTGAGAGCATTGACCAAGAAAAAAGCAAGCTTAAGGTTCACGTCAATATGTTCGGCCGCGAAACACCGGTGGAGCTGGACTTTGGCCAAGTCAAAAAGCTCGACTGA
- the rpoC gene encoding DNA-directed RNA polymerase subunit beta', with translation MLDVNKFEFMKIGLASPDKIRSWSHGEVKKPETINYRTLKPEKDGLFCERIFGPTKDWECHCGKYKRVRYKGVVCDRCGVEVTRAKVRRERMGHIELAAPVSHIWYFKGIPSRMGLLLDMSPRALEEVIYFASYVVTEPGDTPLEKKQLLSEKEYRSYREKYGTAFKAGMGAEAIKKLLQDVDLDKESETLQEELKSVQGQRRTRAVKRLEVIEAFRESGNEPSWMILDVLPVIPPELRPMVQLDGGRFATSDLNDLYRRVINRNNRLKRLLELGAPSIIVQNEKRMLQEAVDSLIDNGRRGRPVTGPGNRPLKSLSHMLKGKQGRFRQNLLGKRVDYSGRSVIAVGPSLQMYQCGLPKEMALELFKPFVMKELVSRGIANNIKSAKRKVEKVNPEVWGVLEDVIREHPVLLNRAPTLHRLGIQAFEPTIVEGRAIRLHPLVCTAYNADFDGDQMAVHVPLSTEAQAEARLLMLGAQNILNPKDGKPIVTPSQDMVLGNYYLTLERKGAIGEGKVFKDPNEVMLAYHNGYVHFHTRIAIPAVSTHNPTFTEDQNKEYLLTTVGKLIFNRILPPSFPYINEPTDHNLQVATPDKYFVPMGADIQKEIASRDEISPFKKGYLGHIIAEVFKRYKVTETSKFLDRLKALGFQYSTKAGITVGVSDVIVLPEKKEILDKAEENVQKVMKQFRRGLITEDERYERVVGIWSDAKDTIQSKLMDSLAKTNPIFMMSDSGARGNASNFTQLAGMRGLMADPSGRIIELPIISSFREGLTVLEYFISTHGARKGLADTALKTANSGYLTRRLVDVAQDVIVREDDCGTDRGLVVHAIHEGTEEIESLYDRLVGRTSNQTLYHPDTDELLVKKDELINEDIATKIVNAGIEEVEIRSVFTCETRHGVCKKCYGRNLATGSEVEVGEAVGIIAAQSIGEPGTQLTMRTFHTGGVAGDDITQGLPRIQELFEARNPKGQATISEINGVVTSVSELKDKREVTVKGELETRSYTIPLSARMKVGEGSEVKAGESLNEGSIDPKELLHIVGLRGVQNYLLREVQKVYRMQGVEIGDKHVEVMVRQMMRKIRVIDSGDTSVLPGALVDVHRFKDDNRDVLLHRKVPATGHPVLLGITKAALETESFLSAASFQETTRVLTDAAIKGKVDELIGLKENVTIGKLIPAGTGMPKYRSVQVQTVEDEEKKAEEEKPADELINQES, from the coding sequence TTGCTGGATGTTAATAAATTTGAATTTATGAAGATTGGTTTAGCATCACCGGATAAAATCCGTTCATGGTCACATGGTGAAGTCAAGAAACCTGAAACCATCAACTACAGGACACTGAAACCTGAAAAGGACGGTTTGTTCTGCGAACGGATCTTCGGACCGACAAAAGACTGGGAATGTCATTGCGGAAAGTACAAACGTGTGAGATATAAGGGTGTTGTCTGCGATCGGTGCGGCGTTGAGGTAACTCGCGCAAAAGTCAGAAGAGAGAGAATGGGACACATTGAACTTGCTGCCCCAGTCTCTCATATATGGTACTTTAAGGGAATACCGAGCCGCATGGGCCTCCTGCTTGACATGTCTCCCCGGGCCCTTGAAGAAGTCATCTACTTCGCATCGTATGTTGTGACGGAGCCAGGAGACACACCGCTTGAGAAAAAGCAGTTGCTTTCGGAAAAAGAATACCGGAGCTATCGTGAAAAGTACGGTACAGCATTTAAAGCCGGCATGGGTGCAGAAGCAATAAAAAAATTGCTTCAGGATGTTGATCTGGACAAGGAATCTGAGACACTGCAGGAAGAATTGAAGAGTGTTCAGGGGCAGCGCCGTACACGTGCCGTGAAACGGCTTGAAGTGATTGAGGCCTTCCGTGAATCTGGGAATGAGCCTTCTTGGATGATTCTTGATGTTCTGCCTGTTATTCCGCCTGAATTGCGTCCGATGGTGCAGCTGGACGGCGGACGTTTTGCGACGTCCGATCTGAATGACCTGTACCGCCGTGTGATTAACCGTAACAATCGGCTGAAAAGGCTTCTCGAACTTGGCGCTCCAAGCATTATTGTCCAGAACGAAAAGCGCATGCTCCAAGAAGCTGTGGATTCATTAATTGACAATGGCCGCCGCGGTCGACCGGTAACAGGCCCTGGAAATCGCCCGCTGAAATCTCTTTCGCATATGCTGAAAGGAAAACAAGGACGTTTTCGCCAGAACCTGCTTGGTAAGCGTGTCGATTATTCCGGCCGTTCCGTTATTGCCGTCGGTCCGAGCCTGCAGATGTATCAATGCGGTCTGCCAAAAGAAATGGCACTTGAACTGTTTAAACCTTTTGTCATGAAAGAATTAGTCAGCCGTGGTATTGCTAACAATATTAAAAGTGCAAAGCGCAAGGTGGAGAAGGTAAACCCGGAAGTTTGGGGAGTCCTTGAAGATGTGATTAGGGAACACCCTGTCCTTCTGAACCGGGCACCGACACTGCACCGGCTTGGCATTCAGGCCTTTGAACCTACAATTGTCGAGGGGCGTGCAATCCGTCTGCATCCGCTTGTCTGCACCGCCTATAATGCAGACTTCGACGGTGACCAAATGGCTGTTCACGTACCGCTGTCGACTGAGGCGCAGGCGGAAGCCAGGCTGTTGATGCTGGGTGCTCAGAACATTCTAAACCCGAAAGATGGCAAGCCAATTGTTACTCCTTCGCAGGACATGGTGCTGGGCAATTATTACTTGACACTCGAAAGAAAGGGTGCCATCGGCGAAGGCAAGGTCTTTAAAGATCCAAATGAAGTCATGCTGGCCTATCACAACGGCTATGTCCACTTCCATACGCGGATTGCCATTCCGGCTGTATCGACGCATAATCCGACATTTACTGAAGATCAAAATAAGGAATATTTACTGACGACTGTCGGTAAGCTGATTTTCAACCGTATTTTGCCGCCGTCGTTTCCATATATCAATGAACCGACGGATCATAATCTTCAGGTGGCGACGCCTGATAAATATTTTGTGCCAATGGGTGCTGATATCCAGAAGGAAATTGCATCCCGCGATGAAATTTCTCCTTTCAAAAAAGGATATCTTGGGCACATTATTGCTGAAGTATTTAAACGGTATAAAGTCACGGAAACTTCTAAATTTCTCGACCGTCTGAAGGCATTGGGGTTCCAGTATTCAACGAAAGCAGGAATCACGGTGGGTGTTTCCGACGTTATCGTGCTTCCTGAGAAAAAAGAAATTCTCGATAAAGCCGAAGAAAATGTTCAAAAGGTCATGAAACAATTCCGTCGCGGCTTGATAACAGAAGATGAGCGCTACGAGCGGGTTGTTGGCATCTGGAGCGATGCAAAAGACACGATTCAGTCAAAACTGATGGATTCACTGGCAAAAACCAACCCAATCTTCATGATGAGCGATTCCGGCGCGCGAGGGAATGCGTCGAACTTCACCCAATTGGCTGGTATGCGTGGCTTGATGGCCGATCCTTCAGGTCGAATCATTGAGCTTCCAATTATCTCGAGTTTCCGTGAAGGTCTGACTGTGTTGGAGTATTTCATTTCCACTCACGGTGCCCGCAAAGGACTCGCTGATACCGCGCTGAAGACAGCCAACTCTGGTTATCTGACCCGCCGTCTTGTCGATGTTGCTCAGGATGTTATTGTAAGAGAAGATGACTGCGGTACTGACCGTGGGCTCGTCGTCCATGCAATTCATGAGGGCACTGAAGAAATCGAAAGCCTGTATGACCGTCTTGTTGGTCGTACGTCGAATCAAACGCTTTATCATCCCGATACGGATGAACTGCTTGTTAAAAAAGATGAGCTGATCAATGAAGATATAGCCACTAAAATCGTCAATGCCGGAATCGAAGAAGTAGAAATTCGTTCGGTATTCACCTGTGAAACCAGGCATGGCGTTTGCAAAAAATGCTATGGACGCAACCTGGCAACAGGATCTGAAGTGGAGGTCGGCGAGGCTGTCGGCATCATAGCTGCCCAGTCAATCGGCGAACCAGGGACGCAGCTGACGATGCGTACGTTCCACACAGGCGGTGTTGCCGGGGACGATATTACGCAAGGTCTTCCGCGTATACAGGAATTGTTTGAGGCACGGAATCCTAAAGGACAGGCGACCATTTCGGAAATCAATGGTGTCGTTACCTCTGTCAGTGAACTGAAGGATAAACGGGAAGTCACTGTTAAAGGAGAACTGGAAACCCGCAGTTATACGATTCCGCTGAGTGCGCGTATGAAGGTTGGCGAAGGCAGTGAAGTTAAAGCAGGCGAATCTCTAAATGAAGGTTCTATTGATCCAAAAGAACTGCTTCACATCGTCGGTCTGAGAGGCGTTCAAAATTATCTGCTTCGTGAAGTGCAGAAAGTTTACCGGATGCAAGGCGTTGAAATTGGTGACAAGCACGTCGAAGTCATGGTGCGCCAAATGATGCGGAAAATCCGTGTGATTGACAGCGGTGATACTTCTGTACTGCCGGGTGCTCTGGTTGACGTTCACCGTTTTAAGGATGACAACCGCGATGTCCTGCTTCATAGGAAAGTGCCGGCAACCGGGCATCCCGTATTGCTTGGCATTACGAAGGCTGCTCTTGAAACGGAATCCTTCCTGTCCGCCGCTTCTTTCCAGGAAACGACGAGGGTATTGACTGATGCTGCGATCAAGGGTAAGGTCGATGAATTGATCGGCCTTAAGGAAAATGTGACGATCGGCAAACTGATCCCAGCTGGAACCGGCATGCCGAAATATCGCAGTGTTCAGGTTCAGACTGTCGAAGACGAAGAAAAGAAGGCTGAAGAGGAAAAGCCTGCTGACGAACTCATCAATCAGGAAAGCTGA
- the rplA gene encoding 50S ribosomal protein L1 — translation MAKRGKKYLDAVKAVDRSKAYNIDEAVSLVKKIAVAGFDESIDVAVRLGVDTRKNDQQVRGAVVLPNGTGKTQRVLVFAKGDKAKEAEAAGADYVGEQEYVEKISGGWFDFDVVVATPDMMAQVGRLGRVLGPKGLMPNPKTGTVTFDVEKAVKEIKAGKVEYRAQKDGNVHVPIGKVSFEDNKLVENFNVLVSTLVKAKPAAAKGTYLKNIAISSTMGPGVRVSTAVAR, via the coding sequence ATGGCTAAAAGAGGAAAGAAGTATCTTGACGCAGTTAAAGCTGTCGACCGCTCCAAGGCATACAACATTGATGAAGCTGTCAGCCTTGTGAAGAAGATTGCTGTTGCAGGATTTGATGAATCGATTGATGTGGCTGTCCGGCTGGGTGTTGACACACGCAAGAATGATCAGCAGGTTCGCGGCGCAGTCGTACTTCCGAATGGCACAGGCAAAACGCAGCGCGTTCTTGTTTTTGCCAAGGGCGATAAAGCGAAGGAAGCTGAAGCAGCTGGTGCCGACTATGTTGGCGAACAGGAATATGTTGAGAAGATCAGCGGAGGATGGTTTGACTTTGATGTCGTTGTTGCCACTCCGGATATGATGGCTCAGGTTGGCCGCCTTGGCCGCGTGCTTGGTCCTAAAGGCTTGATGCCAAATCCGAAAACAGGCACTGTTACATTTGACGTTGAAAAGGCTGTTAAAGAAATCAAGGCCGGGAAAGTGGAATATCGTGCTCAGAAAGACGGAAATGTCCATGTTCCGATTGGCAAGGTTTCATTCGAAGACAACAAGCTTGTTGAGAATTTTAACGTCTTGGTAAGCACGCTTGTCAAAGCGAAACCCGCAGCGGCTAAGGGGACTTATCTGAAGAATATTGCGATCTCGTCAACGATGGGCCCGGGTGTCAGAGTTTCAACAGCTGTTGCCCGTTGA
- the rplK gene encoding 50S ribosomal protein L11, producing the protein MAKKVIKLVKLQIPAGKANPAPPVGPALGQAGVNIMGFCKEFNARTSDQAGLIIPVEITVFEDRSFTFITKTPPAAVLLKKETGVESGSGEPNKKKVATIKRDKVRAIAELKMPDLNAADVEAAMRMVEGTARSMGIVVED; encoded by the coding sequence ATGGCAAAAAAAGTCATTAAATTGGTAAAGCTACAGATTCCAGCAGGAAAAGCAAATCCGGCTCCGCCAGTTGGCCCGGCATTGGGCCAGGCGGGCGTTAATATTATGGGCTTCTGCAAGGAATTCAACGCACGGACATCTGATCAGGCCGGCTTGATTATTCCGGTTGAGATTACAGTTTTTGAAGACCGTTCGTTTACATTTATCACAAAGACGCCGCCAGCGGCTGTTCTTCTGAAAAAGGAAACCGGCGTTGAATCAGGCTCTGGCGAACCTAACAAGAAGAAGGTTGCGACGATCAAGCGTGACAAGGTTCGTGCTATTGCGGAACTGAAAATGCCCGACTTGAACGCAGCTGACGTTGAAGCGGCAATGCGGATGGTTGAAGGAACTGCACGCAGCATGGGCATTGTGGTTGAGGATTGA
- the rplL gene encoding 50S ribosomal protein L7/L12 encodes MTKEDIIGAIKEMSVLELNDLVKAIEDEFGVTAAAQVAAPAGAGAVAEEEKTEFDVVLAEAGDQKIKVIKVVREITGLGLKDAKALVDGAPKAVKEGAAKEEAEEIKGKLEEVGAKVELK; translated from the coding sequence ATGACTAAAGAAGATATCATTGGTGCAATTAAAGAGATGTCTGTTCTGGAACTGAACGATCTCGTTAAAGCAATTGAAGATGAATTTGGCGTAACGGCGGCGGCTCAGGTTGCGGCTCCGGCAGGCGCAGGCGCTGTTGCAGAAGAAGAAAAGACTGAGTTTGATGTTGTTCTTGCGGAAGCCGGCGATCAGAAGATCAAGGTTATCAAGGTCGTTCGTGAAATCACGGGTCTTGGACTGAAAGATGCAAAGGCATTAGTTGACGGTGCACCTAAGGCTGTCAAGGAAGGCGCTGCTAAGGAAGAAGCCGAAGAAATCAAAGGCAAACTCGAAGAAGTTGGCGCAAAAGTAGAACTGAAATAA
- the rplJ gene encoding 50S ribosomal protein L10 — translation MSNDSVLAEKKKIVDEIAGKMKESAATIVVNYRGLTVAEVTELRKQLREANVDYKVYKNTFARRAAEIAGVTSLDEILTGPTAVSFSKEDVIAPAKVLYNFSKDHEALEIKGGVIEGKTASMDELKALAELPSKETLLSMLANVLQAPIRNFAIGVKAVAEQKGQQEA, via the coding sequence ATGAGCAATGATAGCGTTCTTGCAGAAAAAAAGAAAATCGTCGATGAAATTGCCGGCAAGATGAAGGAAAGTGCAGCAACAATTGTTGTGAACTACCGTGGGCTGACCGTCGCTGAAGTAACAGAACTTCGCAAACAGCTTCGCGAAGCTAATGTGGATTATAAAGTATACAAGAATACTTTTGCACGCCGTGCTGCGGAAATCGCCGGTGTGACTTCTCTTGATGAGATTCTCACAGGTCCGACGGCTGTTTCTTTCAGCAAAGAGGATGTAATCGCTCCGGCCAAAGTGCTTTATAATTTTTCGAAAGATCACGAAGCCCTGGAAATTAAGGGAGGCGTGATTGAAGGCAAGACGGCATCGATGGATGAACTCAAAGCACTCGCAGAACTGCCTTCAAAGGAGACTCTGCTGTCAATGCTGGCCAATGTACTGCAGGCTCCGATCCGCAACTTTGCGATTGGTGTCAAGGCCGTAGCAGAACAAAAGGGACAGCAGGAAGCTTGA
- the rpoB gene encoding DNA-directed RNA polymerase subunit beta, giving the protein MTGQLVQYGRHRQRRSYARIKEVLELPNLIEIQTASYQWFLDEGIREMFQDISPVEDFTGNLILEFVDYSLGEPKYSVDESKSRDVTYAAPLRVKVRLINKETGEVKEQEVFMGDFPLMTEAGTFIINGAERVIVSQLVRSPGVYFNEKVDKNAKKGYGATVIPNRGAWLEYETDAKDVAYVRIDRTRKVPVTVLLRSLGFSTDQEITDLLGDDEYLRNTMEKDNTDSTDKALVEIYERLRPGEPPTVENAKSLLEARFFDPKRYDLANVGRYKMNKKLNIKNRLFNQRLAEKLIDPETGEIVANEGTLLDRRTLDRLLPIIEKKIGYVEYTPREGVIAGQTVRVQSISVYSPLDEDRGKVIKVMGNCGIDKSIKHITPADILSSMNYFFNLMHGIGDTDDIDHLGNRRLRSVGELLQNQFRIGLSRMERVIRERMSIQDTNSITPQALINIRPVIASIKEFFGSSQLSQFMDQTNPLAELTHKRRLSALGPGGLTRERAGMEVRDVHYSHYGRMCPIETPEGPNIGLINSLSSYARVNKYGFIETPYRRVDPDTGKVTEHIDYLTADEEDNYVVAQANAELNDDGSFKDDHILARFRSENLVVHRDRVDYMDVSPKQVVSVASACIPFLANDDSNRALMGANMQRQAVPLLNPEAPIVGTGMEYVSARDSGAAIRSKHRGRVEYVSADSIKIRTLETVDGKETEGDIVSYKLSKFERSNQGMCYNQKPIVEKDMIIDKGEIIADGPSMDKGELALGRNVLVGFMTWNGYNYEDAVIMSEKLVKDDVYTSIHIEEYESDARDTKLGPEDITRDIPNVGDDALKNLDDRGIIRIGAEVRDGDILVGKVTPKGVTELTAEERLLHAIFGEKAREVRDTSLKVPHGGGGIVHDVKIFTREAGDELPPGVNELVRVYIVQKRKIHEGDKMAGRHGNKGVISKILPEEDMPFLPNGRPLDIMLNPLGVPSRMNIGQVLELHLGMAARELGIHVATPVFDGAREEDVWSTLEEAGLSRDGKTVLYDGRTGEPFDNRVSVGVMYMIKLAHMVDDKLHARSTGPYSLVTQQPLGGKAQFGGQRFGEMEVWALEAYGAAHTLQEILTVKSDDVVGRVKTYEAIVKGENVPDPGVPEAFKVLIKELQSLGMDVKVLAEDKSEIVIKELEDEEETLDDSLNVQV; this is encoded by the coding sequence TTGACAGGTCAACTTGTACAATACGGACGCCACCGCCAACGCAGGAGCTACGCTCGGATTAAAGAAGTACTGGAACTCCCTAATCTAATTGAAATTCAGACTGCTTCTTATCAATGGTTTCTGGATGAGGGCATTCGGGAGATGTTTCAGGACATTTCCCCGGTGGAAGATTTCACGGGAAACCTGATCCTGGAGTTTGTCGACTATAGTTTGGGCGAACCAAAATACTCAGTTGACGAATCAAAATCGCGTGATGTGACTTATGCTGCACCATTGCGTGTTAAAGTCCGGTTGATCAACAAAGAGACTGGGGAAGTCAAAGAGCAGGAAGTATTTATGGGCGATTTCCCTCTCATGACAGAGGCAGGGACGTTTATTATTAATGGTGCGGAACGTGTCATTGTCTCACAGCTGGTCCGTTCGCCCGGTGTTTATTTTAACGAAAAAGTCGATAAGAACGCCAAAAAAGGGTATGGCGCGACCGTCATCCCGAACAGGGGCGCATGGCTAGAATATGAAACCGATGCCAAAGATGTTGCTTACGTGAGGATTGACCGTACGAGGAAAGTGCCAGTTACGGTTCTTTTGCGTTCTCTGGGTTTCAGCACGGATCAGGAAATTACCGACCTTTTGGGCGATGATGAGTATCTCAGAAACACTATGGAGAAAGACAACACAGACAGTACGGATAAAGCACTTGTCGAAATATACGAACGCCTGCGCCCAGGTGAACCGCCGACCGTTGAAAATGCTAAGAGCTTGCTTGAAGCACGCTTTTTTGACCCGAAGCGCTATGACCTGGCAAACGTTGGCCGTTATAAAATGAACAAGAAACTGAACATTAAAAACCGCCTTTTCAATCAGCGCCTTGCTGAAAAGCTGATCGATCCGGAGACCGGTGAGATTGTTGCCAACGAGGGTACATTGCTTGACCGCCGGACACTTGATCGGCTGTTGCCGATCATCGAAAAGAAAATCGGTTATGTTGAATATACCCCACGTGAAGGTGTGATTGCCGGTCAGACCGTCAGGGTTCAGTCAATCAGCGTGTATTCGCCGCTTGATGAGGATAGGGGCAAGGTCATCAAAGTCATGGGCAACTGTGGCATCGATAAGTCTATCAAACACATTACTCCGGCAGATATTCTGTCTTCAATGAACTATTTCTTTAATCTGATGCACGGCATCGGTGACACTGATGACATTGACCACCTTGGCAACCGCCGCCTGAGATCTGTAGGAGAGCTGTTGCAGAATCAGTTCCGTATCGGGCTCTCACGTATGGAGCGTGTGATTCGCGAAAGAATGTCCATACAGGACACAAACAGCATTACACCTCAGGCATTGATCAATATCAGACCAGTCATTGCTTCAATTAAGGAATTCTTTGGCAGCTCGCAGCTCTCGCAATTTATGGATCAGACGAATCCACTGGCTGAACTGACCCATAAGCGCAGACTTTCCGCACTTGGACCTGGTGGTTTGACAAGAGAACGTGCCGGAATGGAAGTCCGTGACGTTCACTATTCACACTATGGACGTATGTGCCCGATTGAAACGCCTGAAGGGCCGAATATCGGACTGATCAACTCGCTGTCAAGCTATGCACGTGTCAATAAATATGGATTCATTGAGACACCTTATCGCCGAGTTGATCCGGATACTGGAAAGGTTACCGAACACATCGATTATCTGACAGCAGATGAAGAAGATAATTATGTGGTGGCCCAGGCTAATGCGGAATTGAATGATGATGGATCTTTCAAGGATGACCACATTCTCGCACGTTTCCGCAGTGAGAACCTGGTCGTCCACCGCGACCGTGTAGACTATATGGACGTTTCACCAAAGCAGGTTGTTTCGGTGGCATCTGCATGCATACCATTCCTGGCAAACGATGACTCAAACCGGGCGCTAATGGGAGCAAATATGCAGCGGCAGGCAGTTCCGCTGCTCAACCCGGAAGCACCGATCGTCGGTACAGGCATGGAGTATGTTTCCGCCCGTGATTCAGGTGCTGCGATCCGCTCAAAGCATCGCGGCCGTGTTGAGTACGTATCAGCAGACAGCATAAAAATAAGAACATTGGAAACGGTAGACGGCAAGGAGACCGAGGGAGACATTGTTTCTTATAAGTTGTCCAAGTTTGAACGCTCAAATCAGGGTATGTGCTATAACCAGAAACCAATTGTTGAAAAAGATATGATCATAGACAAGGGCGAAATCATTGCTGATGGCCCGTCGATGGACAAGGGTGAACTCGCGCTTGGCCGCAACGTGCTTGTCGGTTTCATGACATGGAACGGCTATAATTACGAAGACGCCGTTATCATGAGCGAGAAACTGGTCAAAGACGATGTTTATACTTCCATCCATATCGAAGAGTACGAATCAGATGCGCGCGATACGAAACTGGGACCGGAAGATATCACTCGCGATATTCCAAATGTTGGTGATGACGCTCTTAAAAATCTGGATGATCGCGGCATTATCCGCATTGGCGCGGAAGTCCGCGATGGAGATATCCTTGTCGGCAAGGTAACACCAAAGGGCGTTACTGAACTGACGGCCGAGGAACGGTTGCTCCATGCAATTTTTGGAGAAAAAGCACGCGAAGTCCGCGATACTTCTCTGAAGGTGCCACATGGCGGCGGAGGAATTGTCCACGATGTTAAAATTTTCACCCGTGAAGCCGGAGACGAGCTGCCGCCAGGTGTCAATGAGCTTGTGCGCGTCTATATTGTTCAAAAAAGAAAAATTCACGAAGGCGACAAAATGGCAGGACGCCACGGCAACAAGGGTGTCATTTCCAAAATCCTTCCGGAAGAGGATATGCCATTCCTACCAAACGGACGTCCGCTTGACATTATGCTGAATCCGCTGGGCGTTCCTTCTCGAATGAATATCGGTCAGGTGTTGGAACTCCATTTGGGGATGGCGGCACGCGAGCTTGGCATCCATGTAGCCACACCTGTATTTGACGGTGCACGTGAAGAGGATGTCTGGAGCACGCTGGAAGAAGCCGGACTATCGAGAGACGGAAAAACGGTATTGTACGACGGACGCACCGGGGAACCTTTCGACAACCGCGTTTCTGTCGGCGTCATGTACATGATCAAGCTGGCGCACATGGTCGACGATAAGCTGCATGCGCGTTCTACAGGCCCCTATTCACTTGTTACGCAACAGCCGCTCGGAGGCAAGGCACAGTTCGGCGGCCAGCGTTTCGGTGAAATGGAGGTCTGGGCACTTGAAGCGTACGGCGCTGCCCACACACTTCAGGAAATCCTGACAGTGAAGTCAGACGATGTCGTCGGACGTGTAAAGACCTACGAGGCTATTGTCAAGGGTGAGAACGTGCCGGATCCCGGTGTTCCAGAAGCCTTCAAAGTATTGATCAAGGAACTGCAAAGCCTTGGCATGGATGTTAAAGTTCTGGCCGAGGACAAATCGGAAATCGTTATCAAAGAACTCGAAGATGAAGAAGAAACGCTTGATGACAGCCTGAACGTACAAGTTTAA
- a CDS encoding class I SAM-dependent methyltransferase → MSEHYYSEHPHAASHRQITTAELRGNALSFVTDSGVFSKKGIDFGSRLLIESFREPEIPGKILDMGCGYGPIGISLGRSFPTRQVMMVDINERAVALAKENAKTNGVDVLVSQSDLYETIEETYAAIVTNPPIRAGKKIVRQILTESYQHLEPGGELWAVIQKKQGGPSALTLLQDVFGRVDVAARKKGYHVFCARKG, encoded by the coding sequence ATGAGTGAACATTATTATTCAGAACATCCCCATGCGGCAAGTCACCGCCAGATAACGACGGCGGAATTAAGAGGAAATGCCCTTTCTTTTGTAACAGATTCAGGAGTATTTTCAAAGAAAGGAATTGATTTCGGTTCCAGACTCCTGATAGAGAGTTTCCGCGAGCCTGAAATTCCGGGAAAAATTTTGGACATGGGCTGCGGCTATGGCCCGATCGGTATTTCACTGGGTCGGTCGTTTCCAACGCGACAGGTCATGATGGTGGATATCAATGAGAGAGCCGTTGCGTTGGCAAAAGAAAATGCTAAGACCAATGGAGTAGACGTCTTGGTGTCCCAAAGCGATCTGTATGAAACGATTGAAGAGACATACGCTGCCATTGTAACCAATCCCCCGATTCGCGCAGGCAAGAAAATTGTCAGACAGATTCTAACTGAATCCTACCAACATCTTGAACCTGGAGGCGAACTTTGGGCGGTTATCCAGAAAAAACAGGGGGGCCCTTCTGCTTTGACCTTGCTTCAGGATGTGTTCGGTCGGGTGGATGTTGCGGCGCGCAAAAAAGGGTATCATGTTTTTTGTGCAAGAAAAGGTTGA
- the rpmG gene encoding 50S ribosomal protein L33, whose protein sequence is MFSPERFAQSGSYAASKSTSREIERFEMNKFCKNCNAYTLHCKTK, encoded by the coding sequence CTGTTCTCTCCTGAACGGTTTGCCCAATCAGGGAGCTATGCCGCTTCCAAGAGTACGAGCCGTGAAATTGAACGGTTTGAAATGAATAAATTTTGCAAAAACTGCAATGCGTACACATTGCATTGCAAAACAAAGTAG